The Bubalus kerabau isolate K-KA32 ecotype Philippines breed swamp buffalo chromosome 8, PCC_UOA_SB_1v2, whole genome shotgun sequence genomic sequence GCCTCTCCCgtgctcctcttcctcctcgttttccccatcttctccttccccctcctcttCTTCTGGATCCTCTTCCTCAAAACGCGCCAGACTCCTGGGTCTTCCGTCTCGGAGCACAAGGTCCTGGTGGTTCCCATAGGGGACCCTAGGTGTCAAGTCGCAGAGGAGAGGGTGCCCCGGGGAGGCTAGGGATAGGTCTGCGACGAAGTCCAGGACGGTGGCGTCCACGCAGCTCTCGGGAAAGGCTGCCATCGAGTCTGCTTGGCCCTGCGTCTCATAGGTTTCTGGAAGGGAGGGGCAAGCCTGGTGACGGCCTTCCTAACAGCCCTGAATCTGATGGGTCACCATCACCGAAGGGTCAGGGACATTAATATGTATAACCAAGCTGATAACAGGATTAGGTGCACCGATAGGGAAGGCTCTGACAACGTCCCTCCTCTCGAAACTGATGGAAGAAGACAAGCTTGAGAACGCCGGAAGACTCAAAGGAATAGGCCTCCGATTCTGCGATCCTTTCCGCCCTGCCACCTGGGACAGTTCCTTCTTGGCAACAACCTTCAGCTCTTACCTGCTGTGCTTTTTGTGTGTCTCCACACTCCCGCAGCCAACTAATATTCTTCAAGCTCCTTGTCTCATGTAGTTCTTTAATTTAGCTTTGGGTTTTCAAAGCAAGGATGTTTTCCACCGCTCTGGCTTCTCCTTGGCTTCAGGCTGGGAGTTCCGAATCTTGCCACCCTCTGCTGCCAATGGGTGTGAAAGAAGTGCATGTGCTTTTAATGATGTCCAGAAGAGGGGCCCTGTCTGCCAGGGGTCGAGGGGAGCTGTTTGTCTGGTATCCCAGTGCAGCGGCTACTGAAAGGCAAGATCTTCCATTAGCTTAAGTAAGCATCgtaggaggggagagggggcattCCCCAGAGTCGCTCTTGgaatcctctttctctttccactgCAAGGTAAACAGCTCTCCTGCCGCTTTACGAACCCTAGCTTCTAAAATCTGTTTCGCTATAATCAATCTAACAATTGAGATACTTGACTTTCCTTTCCTAACCTTTATCCCCCACCCACGTAAAGGATTTTACTTAGAGGGCAAAAAGTGATGATGGCAATAACATGAAAAAGAGCAGCTCAGAGTGTTTCTCCCAGCGTGCTTCACTGTATAATCCCTGTGTGGGAGGAAAGCAAACCCTCCCTCCAAACAAAACAACTTCAGTCTCCTTTCAAAATTGCGATTCACCTTTTGATAAACTAATTGGTCGATCAGCTCACCCTCCGCGGagaattctttcaaattttaaattgctGATTGGTATCCTTGAACAAAGAATAATCTTTACACTTCTATCTGGTTTCATTTCCTCATTACCACCCTACAAGATTTAAGCCTAGAAACTATACTGCATTGTAagagggtttgtttgtttttttgaggtGAATAAAGATTATAAATTTGGTGTAacgaaaataaaattttactgattTCAAATATATCTcatgtatatatgtttgtttggtttttttaacATAGAagagttcagttttcttttttgctgataGCTATATTTAATTATTCAATGTAAAGATTTTTACGAGACAGGGTGCGGCAAAACAACACCTAAGAAAATCATTTTGAAGATGTATTAAAAGAAAGCTTAAAAAGATGAGTGCAGAGACGCCTTGGTTCAAGGGAGAAATACGAAGACATCAATTCCTATTGAGGTAAGCAGTGACTGGGATGCTTAAGTTAGTACATTGGACAGCTCCCAGGAACTGCCTGCTTATAACAGGTAAgcacaatattttttcttttcctagtctGCCATTCTGTGAGTACTCCCAGATCCTATTAAAGCAATATAATCTTGGAGTCTTCTTTTggctttctattatttttcttattaaaaaaaaatttgtgtctCGGTTCTCTCCTTTGCTCTTTTGTCCCttaattagttttcttttcccttgctgtgtttacttttcactctccaatttacATTGTGATAACTcaagtagaaaagaataaaaattaatgtcCCTGAAAGATGTAATGAGAATATCTCTGACTGAGAGTACCTATTTGGCTTTTACTAAAAATGGTGGCTTAGAGGATAAAGCATCCGCCCACAATGCgtgagaccagggttcaatccctgggtagggaagatcccctggagaaggaaatggcaacccactccagtactcttgcctggaagatcccatagacggaggagcctgataggctatagtccatggggtcgcaaagagtcggacacgactgagcaacttcacttcaaacTTCTCtcaaagactgaaaaataaaaaagaattggaATTTCAACCGTGGCTAAAGAATAAGTAAACCAGaggattaatttttgttttgacaAGCAGTAACATGCCTTCTAACTCCTGTTTAACTTAATGCATTATTAAGCATTTGGataaattttttagtttatttttagctACTGAATGTTTCGCATGACTTATTCTTTCCCTTTTAAATGCATGCATGAGTGGAATGAGTATCTCATCTAGTGAGAATCTAGTTCTACATCAAACATACATTGGGACATTTAATGAAGGGAAACAtgatagaaatttaaatttactaAAATGAATGTCAGAAACTATCCTGAGACTCTAAAAGTCACTTTCCTTAGACTAAAATTCTTCCAAAATCAGATAAGATTGGAAGCATTCAGGATGGTATGGCTGTAGACAGACTAAAATTCTTTGATTTTATCCAAGGGAATGAATATTTCAACCATCACATCACAAAAAAATGTGtagaaaaatgaaaggaatcaATGCACAGTATTGGTTGAACTATTAAGATACTACTGAATTTATTAAAATGTCTTACTATGTATACCTGTAACAATAATTTAAAACTACATTCTCAATTTTATCATAAAATCCCAATATAAACATTTCTCTTTGTCCACAATAATTTGTTTATCTTACAAGGTTCTAATCATGGTGACATAGAGGAAAATGTTGAAATCTAAGTTATCATTATTAActcttttttgtttgtaaatgaaattaattATAGAACAGTAATAAGTGAAATCACTTTCTCTGCTTATTTTGAAACatccactttaaaaaatggttttgtgGCTATCTGGTTCCACAACAAATAAACAGTAAATGTAGTAAATTTGTAGAGTACTATGTGGTTTAAAACAGATCATCTCGTTGgaaagaaacattattttcatcTCCAGATTTGAAAGTTaagagagaaacatttttaaaaaccccaACTGAGGCTTAAAGGAAGTTCAATTCAAACTTGATTTCTTTGGGTTCTAGGCCTATAGATAGCTTATAAATTATTCAGTGATCTACATGGAGGCTTTTGAAAAGAGTTTGATAAGCCCTCAACAAATTCTGCTCAAGATCATTTCAGGAAATGGTTATGAAATGACAGTCAGTTTTGCTTAGTTTTTTACCTACTTTACCCCTATTGGCCATCATTAAACATTTTGTGTATACAGATGGTCCCTGATTTACTATGGTTCGACTTAAATGAGTTTTTGACTACTATGGTGCAAAAGCAATATACATTCAGTAGGAACTATACTtcagattttgaattttgatcttttctctGGCTAGTGAGATGCAGTAAGACATGGCTTTTGTAATGCTGGGCAGTGGATGCAAGCTATGGCTCCCAATCATCTGTACTATGATGAGGGTATACAATCCACTCATTTAAAACCACTGTGTACCCAtactctgtttttcactttcagtacagaattcaataaattacacaacatattcaacactttattataaagtGAGTTTTGTGTTGGATGATTTTGCTCAACTCTGAGCACATTTGAAGCAGGCTAGGCTAAGCTATTACTTTCAATAGGTTAGGTATAGTGAACCTAACCTATAATTTGATCTTCAATATCTGGATATTATCTAGATGTAACCCCATCACAAGCTGAAGAAGAGCTGTACTCTTACATTGTATTTAGAATCAAAGCAGGAAAAACAAATGACCAAGAATAACTTGAGCAATAATTGCTAAGGGTGCTGGAGTGTGGGATTAAGGGTGTTAAGGAAAGAAAAGTAGATTAAAAAGTATCCAGGGAGTAAAGCAAAAAACTTAACTCTCCCAAATTTATTAaaactcttccttttcttccctttttcatGCCCCTTCTCTTATTATTACAGATTCATTAAGCAATTTTAGGGGAAAtgataaaatagaacaaaggCAGATGTTTGTCATGATTGAAGGGAGGAAAGTCTAACAAACACTCCCTTAGCTGACCTAGAGAAGGGGCCTGCATTTTCTTCTGACTCCATTCAAATTATGCATGGTTTATGGCCTTTGTTGATTTTAGAGTTAGAAGAATGTATATGCATCTAGTTAATTTTCCCTCTTAGGTaaactttttttgaaatttaatacaTATACTTAAAAATTCACAAGCTGTATATGTACAGCTTAATGAATTTTCATAAAGTAAGCATACTCATGAAACCACTGCCCAAATTGAGAACTATCAATAGAATGCATCACTGAAATTAGAGATTAGGTAAAAACAGGAAGTATGTGACTTGACACTATTTCAACCACTCCTACTATGTCCTAACCATATGCAGTCACAGAACATGCTCCAAAGTATTATTCTTGACTTCTAAGATTAATGTTGCCAATTTTTGagcagtatataaaaataaaccataTGTACTCTTTTGTATCTTTcactcaacattttaaaatgagattcatGTACATTATTCTTGTTGCTGAATAGTAATCTGTTGTGTGCATATATCTTCTACTGTCTGTAAACATTTTGGTAATTTCTAGTTTGTACCTGTTACAAACAGCTGTGCTATGGATATTTTTGTACATAACTTTGATGAGAATATTTATGCCTTCCTGTTTGgtatccctgatagctcagttggtaaagaatccacctgcaatgcaggagaccctagtttgattcctgggttgggaagattcactggagaagggataggctacccattccagtgggAAGTccacttcttgggcttcccttgtggctcagccggcaaagaatctgcctgcgatgtgggagacctggattcaacccttgggtttggaagatctcctggaaaagggaaaggctacccactccagtattctggcctggagaattccatggactgcatagtccatggggtcacaaagagtcagacacgactgagcaactttcacttcttcaGACACCAAAGAAGAATAGGTTGTGTGTATGTTCAGCATTAGTAGTTAATGATGAATTGTTTCCCAAAATGGTTGTAACAATTTATACTGTCATCAGTAATGTATTAGAATTTCAATTCCGTCACATCCTTGTCAACAGTTGGCATTTTCAAGCTACTGAAGATGTACCTGCATGTCacattgtgggtttgatttgcatttccttgatgacaaatgaaattgaaaaccaTTTTGCATTGGCTAGTTGGGTACTGCTCCTTAGTAAAGTGCCCACTTTAACTGGTTTtgctaatttttataatttatgtataattatgtatgtaaattatatatacatatataatttatataatttattgtatATCTATTCAGTTATGAGTCCtatgtcatatatatgtattacaagTATCTTTTCCCAACTCTGTGGCTTTCTTTTTTGCTTGCTTAATGATTGTCTTTTGatgaaaatgtgttttatttttgttaagacAAGTTTTTTTAGAGCACTTAAGGATTATAGCAAAATTGAAGAAAAGGTACAAATACAATACATCCTGCTCCTACAAATGAATAGCCTTCCTCATTATCAATATCTCCCACAAGGGTGGTActtttgttacaactgatgaacctatacTGACATTATTACCAAAGTCCACAGTTCTATCTTGGGATTCACTCTTGGTGTACATTTTATGGGTTTGGATAAGTGTGTAATGATCTATATCCATCATTataatacagagtattttcacagccctgggatttctttggaaggaatgatgctaaagctgaaactccagtactttggccacctcatgcaaagagttgactcattggaaaagactctgatgctgggagggattgggggcaggaggagaaggggacgacagaggatgagatggctggatggcatcaccgactcgatggacgtgagtctgagtgaactccgggagt encodes the following:
- the FERD3L gene encoding fer3-like protein codes for the protein MAAFPESCVDATVLDFVADLSLASPGHPLLCDLTPRVPYGNHQDLVLRDGRPRSLARFEEEDPEEEEGEGEDGENEEEEEHGRGASLLGRPKRKRVITYAQRQAANIRERKRMFNLNEAFDQLRRKVPTFAYEKRLSRIETLRLAIVYISFMTELLESLEKESD